The following proteins are encoded in a genomic region of Glycine soja cultivar W05 chromosome 17, ASM419377v2, whole genome shotgun sequence:
- the LOC114391450 gene encoding dynamin-related protein 1E-like encodes MDEAKDNIDTFTFNGTFENTFIYFSVLQPNCLILAITSANQDIATSDAIKVSRQVDPAGERTFGVLTKLDLMDKGTNALDVLEGRSYQLKNPWVGVVNRSQADINRNVDMIAARQQEHSFFTTSPDYSHLVSQMGSEYLARILSKHLESVIRTRLPGIASLINRNIDELEAELAHLGRPVAVDAGAQLYTILELCRDFERVFKEHLDGGRPGGDRIYVVFDYQLPAALRKLPLDRHLSLQNVKKVISEADGYQPHLIAPEQGYRRLLESSLHYFKGPAQASVDAVHFVLKQLVRKSIAETQELKRFPTLQAEIAEAANEALERFREDGKKTTLRLVEMESSYITVDFFRKLPQEVDKGKNPASSLLVDRYAEEHFQRIGSNVSSYVGMVSQTLRNTIPKAVVHCQVREAKRSLLDRFYAQLGKKEERQLAWLLGEDSVLRERRQQCAQRLELYRSARDEIEAVCWSG; translated from the exons ATGGACGAAGCCAAGGATAACATAGACACCTTTACAT TTAATGGAACTTTTGagaatacttttatatatttttctgtaTTGCAGCCCAATTGCTTAATTTTGGCCATTACTTCAGCAAATCAAGATATAGCAACATCAGATGCCATCAAGGTTTCCAGACAAGTTGACCCTGCAG GGGAAAGAACGTTCGGTGTGttgacaaagcttgatttgatgGACAAAGGAACAAATGCTCTCGAT GTCCTTGAGGGAAGATCTTATCAACTTAAAAACCCTTGGGTTGGAGTTGTAAACCGTTCTCAGGCAGATATTAATAGGAATGTGGATATGATTGCTGCTCGGCAGCAGGAGCATTCATTTTTCACTACCAGTCCTGATTACTCACACTTGGTCAGCCAAATGGGCTCGGAATATCTAGCAAGGATTCTCTCAAAG CATTTAGAGTCTGTGATAAGAACTCGGCTTCCAGGAATTGCATCTTTAATTAATAGAAACATTGATGAGCTTGAAGCAGAGTTGGCACACCTTGGTAGACCAGTTGCTGTTGATGCTGGG GCACAGCTGTACACTATTCTAGAATTATGCCGTGATTTTGAACGAGTATTTAAGGAGCATTTAGATGGAGg GAGGCCAGGTGGAGATCGAATTTACGTGGTTTTTGATTATCAGCTTCCTGCTGCATTGAGAAAGCTTCCACTGGACCGTCATTTGTCGTTGCAAAATGTGAAAAAAGTTATTTCAGAGGCAGATGGGTATCAACCTCATCTAATCGCTCCAGAGCAAGGTTACCGACGCCTTCTGGAGAGCTCACTTCATTATTTCAAAGGTCCTGCACAAGCTTCTGTGGATGCT GTTCACTTCGTATTGAAGCAACTCGTGAGAAAGTCAATTGCAGAAACGCAG GAATTGAAGCGCTTTCCAACTCTTCAAGCTGAAATAGCAGAAGCAGCTAATGAGGCGTTAGAGAGATTCCGTGAAGACGGTAAGAAGACAACGTTACGGCTGGTGGAAATGGAATCTTCCTATATCACTGTCGATTTCTTCCGGAAGCTCCCTCAGGAAGTTGACAAGGGAAAGAATCCAGCTTCCTCCTTGTTAGTTGATCGGTATGCCGAGGAACACTTCCAGAGGATCGGTTCAAATGTTTCATCTTATGTTGGGATGGTGTCACAAACATTGAGGAATACCATTCCAAAGGCTGTGGTTCATTGTCAAGTGAGGGAGGCTAAGCGATCTTTATTAGACCGTTTTTATGCACAACTGGGCAAAAAGGAG GAAAGACAACTCGCATGGTTGTTGGGAGAAGATTCTGTGTTGAGGGAAAGGAGACAGCAGTGTGCCCAGAGGCTGGAGTTATATAGGTCAGCAAGGGATGAGATTGAAGCAGTTTGTTGGTCGGGATAA